The following are encoded together in the Candidatus Liberimonas magnetica genome:
- a CDS encoding PHP domain-containing protein, producing the protein MMFDLHIHSKYSYDSFSEPEAIVKTARKIGLNGIAIVDHDSIKGALEAQKYAGSDFFVINGEEIYTKECEIIGLFLKEEVHANNVMEAINEIKKQGGIAVLPHPYKRAATISENILENIDAIEAFNSRGENSRASKNNERAFELAKKYSLPVICGSDAHFLFEIGRSVCTIDTASDMTELKNSILTGKTKIGGRTSSLLNEFMSQIVKMIKLRKPSMLLRAPRKIIKMFFCRDK; encoded by the coding sequence ATGATGTTTGATCTTCATATCCATTCAAAATATTCCTATGACTCGTTTTCCGAACCGGAAGCTATAGTTAAAACCGCCAGAAAAATCGGGTTAAACGGCATAGCTATTGTGGACCATGACTCTATTAAGGGAGCCCTTGAAGCGCAAAAGTATGCAGGCAGTGATTTTTTCGTAATAAACGGTGAAGAAATATATACAAAAGAATGTGAAATAATAGGGCTTTTCCTGAAAGAAGAGGTTCATGCAAATAACGTTATGGAAGCCATAAATGAGATAAAAAAACAAGGCGGAATAGCCGTACTTCCTCATCCTTATAAAAGAGCAGCAACGATCAGTGAAAATATCCTTGAAAATATTGACGCCATAGAAGCATTCAATTCAAGAGGCGAAAATTCAAGGGCAAGCAAAAACAATGAAAGGGCCTTTGAGCTTGCAAAAAAATATAGCCTGCCTGTAATCTGCGGCAGTGATGCTCACTTTTTATTCGAGATAGGTAGGTCAGTCTGTACAATAGATACTGCTTCAGATATGACAGAGTTAAAGAATTCTATCTTAACCGGAAAAACTAAAATCGGCGGAAGAACATCATCTCTTTTAAATGAGTTCATGAGCCAGATAGTCAAAATGATAAAATTAAGAAAACCTTCCATGCTTTTAAGAGCTCCCAGGAAGATTATAAAAATGTTTTTTTGCAGGGATAAATAA
- a CDS encoding glycosyltransferase family 4 protein, translated as MRIAIDGRALNKYKPDSIGSELSEAVNSIAGIRKDWELLVILNQFGEFKPVLPNVNTLSIKEFLSLAADQIAIPRLLKRHNIDVFYSPYFRCPVLSKARKIITIHNFTYLVLKVLYAEKDVSQSIKLNIAWKKILADSASKIVAQSQNSANDIVNILKIREDKISVVSPSISNNFMPQNEENITAVMKKYAVTKPYILYVGNSRPYKNVDNLVKAFEKLPKTFRDEYNLVLAGVGEFKTGLKNCITIDFIRHNNDDLPSLYSGAKLFVFPSLYEGFCFAPLEAIACGCPVLSSNTSSMPEILNDACSYFNPNNIEELSKKIHTILNTTSLLEELREKGLKRASHFSITNSSNEFIKLIETLISG; from the coding sequence ATGAGGATAGCAATAGACGGCAGGGCGCTAAATAAATATAAACCCGACAGTATCGGCAGTGAACTCTCTGAGGCTGTTAATTCTATAGCCGGTATCAGAAAAGATTGGGAGTTGCTTGTAATCCTGAACCAGTTCGGTGAGTTTAAACCTGTTTTACCGAACGTAAATACCTTATCCATAAAAGAATTCCTATCTTTAGCGGCAGACCAGATCGCGATACCCCGGCTTTTAAAACGCCACAATATCGATGTGTTTTATTCTCCGTATTTCAGGTGCCCCGTTCTTTCAAAGGCACGCAAAATCATAACTATCCATAACTTCACTTATTTAGTCCTGAAAGTCCTTTATGCGGAAAAAGATGTCAGCCAAAGCATAAAATTAAATATTGCCTGGAAAAAAATACTGGCTGACAGTGCCTCTAAGATAGTTGCCCAATCCCAGAATTCCGCAAATGATATTGTAAATATTTTGAAAATACGGGAAGATAAAATATCCGTTGTTTCTCCAAGTATAAGCAATAACTTTATGCCTCAAAACGAAGAAAACATTACGGCGGTAATGAAGAAATATGCCGTAACGAAACCATATATTTTATACGTCGGAAATTCAAGGCCTTATAAGAACGTCGATAACTTAGTCAAAGCTTTTGAAAAATTGCCTAAAACCTTCCGGGACGAATATAACCTGGTGCTGGCTGGTGTAGGGGAATTTAAAACAGGCTTGAAAAACTGCATTACTATAGATTTTATCCGGCACAACAACGATGACCTCCCTTCTTTATACAGCGGTGCGAAATTATTCGTATTTCCGTCATTATACGAGGGTTTTTGCTTTGCGCCTCTTGAAGCCATAGCCTGCGGCTGCCCGGTACTAAGCTCCAATACATCCTCAATGCCTGAAATATTAAATGATGCCTGCTCATATTTCAACCCTAACAACATAGAAGAGCTGTCAAAGAAAATCCATACAATCCTTAACACTACTTCGCTTTTAGAGGAATTAAGGGAAAAAGGCCTTAAGCGTGCATCCCATTTTTCAATTACGAATAGCTCAAATGAATTTATAAAACTAATAGAAACACTTATCAGCGGATAG